TGCACGGTGTTGCGCTTTAAACGTTTTTGCCTGAGGTGTGCAGGCAGGCGCCTCTGGTTGGGATTTTTCTTCTGGAGGCAGGGGCAGCAGAGCCGCCAGCAGCCGGGTGTAGAGCAGGAGCACGGCTGATGGCGCCCCGAGCAAACCAGCTTACCCACAATCCAGTTGAGAGTTTGCTTGATGATAATAGAAATGACATTGAAAAGTGAGTAGATACAACACACGcccattaaaatgaaaaggcagTTCCCGAGGCGGTAAGCCTCCTGAGACTCATACTGCTGTCTCTGACTGCTCACCAGGTCCCCGAAGCCAATGGTGCTGAAGGCCACAAAGCAGAAGTAGAGGGAGTCCACGTAGCTCCAGTTCTCCATAGAGCTGTACAGAGTGGAGGCACTGCATGCAATCACAATGGATGCCACACCCAGGATCAGCATCACGTAGTAGACTGATGGCTTCCAACCCTCCAGGCTGTCCTCCTCACCGGACGACTCCTCCCTGCTCGACACCACCCCAACTCCAGCACACCTCAGTCGACGCTCATGACACCAGCGCATGATGTAAGCCAACATCGTGATTATCCTCTCCAGGAAGAGGTTAAAGAACAGGATGGTGGCAGCACAGCCAATGAGACCATAGAAGATTAAGAATATTTTTCCAGCTATGGTTGCTGGTGTGGTCATGCCAAAGCCTGGAGAGGAGAACCACAGAATAAAAGGTTAAAAGGTCATGGCCATCATTATGGGGTTGATACCTGAAAAGGATCATGGATCATCTAAGAACTTTTCGAATTagcatcttaaaaaaaacaaacggtATCAAGACTTACCAATAGTGGAAACCACTGTGCCTACAAAGtagaaagctccagaaaagtCCCAGCGAGGCCTCAAAGTGTCCACTCTGATCCCGGCTCCGTTTGCCTCCTCGTACTGACGCAGCAGAGTGTGCAGGGCACCCAGGTTGACCCTATACCTCTGGGTGAAGTTGTCCAGTTGCTGCTTCCAGAGGCGACGCGCGCGCAGCTCAAAGGGGTGTTCCAGGGCGGAGAAGATGGCTGCCCCACATAGTAAGTAGAGTAGGATGAGGCCAGCCAGCAGGCAGAAACGGGCATTGTCCTCATTCATGGGTGCCctggggcagcagcagccaccagcagtcctcctctgagccatgagcacagcagcagcgcagatacaccacagcaacaacatgcACCGCCTCCACCAGTGCCGCCGAGTCACACGCTCACAGTATGCGCTGCATGCATCACCCACCACACAACATGTATGCACTGGCTATATAAAGCACTTTTGGTTTCTGTGCACAGCAATACATTTGGCTCTACTGCAAATGTGGAGGAGGTTACTGAGGGCTGCTTTGATCATTTAGGAGAAAAATGATGCATCTGAAGAGAATGCAgctgtaagaaaacaaaaaaaaaagacgtatTTTACCTGCAAGTTAACTTCAGTGTAagtatttcattattattccaTTTTGCATAActgtatatgttttattttttccccttaatATGCAAAATGATTAAAACCAAAATCCAGACCAAAatctgactgaaaacatgctAAGCTTTGGTTAAATTGGCACATCATaattcataaaaacattttagtaAGTAGCAGTTTCTGAAATGCAATCAACtcacacgcgcacgcacacatcAAATAGTCAaagtttacagtaaaaataaatgaaataaaacacagtaaacacagtacCTGGTCTCATTGTCAGCAGCATCCGTCCCCCGAGCTCTGCCGGTCTGCTGTGCTCTTTCCATGGATCTGCTGAACAATGACCAGCGAGAGGAAGCCTCTTGAGTTTTTTGTGCAAACTGAAAGGCTGTCTGATGtctcatctgtcacacactgacatcaccaTCCCTTAGCTCCCCCCCTCCATCTCTAAGCACACCCTGGCTGGCGCAGTCATCTCCTCATTTCGAAAGCAGTATTCTTCCTTTTCAAGCCctcatttcactttattttaacTTCACCTTAAAGAGCTACAAGTGACAAAAGGTTGGCTTTGGATAATTGGTCCGTCAGTCACTCAGTTACATCTACCAAGCGTGGACCAAAGGGTTTCAAGTCCTGACTAGAGCACAGCATCAACCCTGATTGTCCACTGATACTGAAACCAACCACTTTAGCAGAGGTCTGAACATTAGAGAAGGGTCTGTTCAAATGCCAGCTCAGCAGGATTAATTTAAATGGCAGAAATATAAGAGCAGAGTTTGCCCCTCTGTCTTTACCACCACTgaggtgtccttgagcaagacactcaACTCCAAAGTGCTCCAGCGGGGTTTGAGCTCAGACTGTGGTTGCACTGTGCAGCTTCCAGCCCCTCTCAGAGggctttttgttgttgctgcagactGTGTGGGAGGATTTGTTGAGCACGACCCTGTTTGTCTGTTCATCCCTTTAATCTCGTCTGGTACTGCAGGTAAGGGCAGGGGTTCCCTCTGCCTGCCGTCTGATGGCTGAATGACAGGAGTGGACAGGTGTGGAAGCTAGAGAGCACATCTGCCTTCATCTCACCTTCACCCTGTGTCAGGTGTTGAACTGTCAAGTTTGATTAATATTCTCATCTGACATTGGCGCAAAATTAACAGTGTAATATGCAGGCTACTAAAACATATATCTTTATTACTGTGCTGTAAATTTAGTCAAAAGGCTAATTGTCATCTCAAGTTAATCTGCAGTTTGTCAACCTGATTGCTGTCTACTTGCCTTCACTGTTGGTAGTGGACAGCAGTGCCATCTTTCAAATATCTGGAAAGCATTCTCTGTGAGGACAGTGGCATCTACAACCACATCCAGGGCAGCATTAAACATGCACCGTCTTTCAGAATACAACTTTCAATCCTCCACAAAGGTTGCCGTACAGCAAGTGGTCTGTGTTGCCATCCTCCGCTGTGAAGCTTGGGTAACCTACAGTGGTCATATTAACTCCTCAGAGCGCTTCCACAGGCGCCTCCCCAAGCACATCCCCGGAATTACCTGGTGTGAGCATTTGCCTCATACTGAAACACTTGCAGACCAACTGCAGAAGTATTGAGGCCTTGATCACCCagagccagctgcagcagctggagcacgCGATAAATATGCTCCCATGTTGGCTGCCCCGCAGACTGTTAAAAGGCCAGCTACATCATGGTCGATGCTCAGCTGGAGGGCCAAACAAGGCTTTTATTATATTGTGGGCGATGTGTATGGTGACATACCACAGATGTGGTATGTTTATATACAGTGAGTGTATGGAAGTGCTGTCCAAGACAATAGATACTTATCTCACAGTTTTTTGTCCTTCAGGGTTTTCTTTGGGTGACTACAAGACCCCCAAAgatgagggaaaacacagatttgacAAAACAGGACCAGGGGGAGAAAAGAGATGAGGGAGGACCCCAAGGAAATGATAAAAACACTCCAAAGAAAACCAAGGATGAGAACAAAGATATTCACCAACCCAAAGATGAAAACAAGATGAGGGAAGCAATGGGTCCACAGAAAAACACGGAAGAGCACAGTGAGGCATAAAAGCATGTTGAACCCATTATGTTTCATTATATTTTCTGCAACATCTGCAGTAACAAAGAATAACTACAAGGCTAAAAAGAGTCTTTTTAGATACTGAATGCTTACATGAGATTATCATGCTGTtgtaaatgcaaaataaatgcagAGTATTTCCCTCAGAATCAGTGGAAGGTGAATTATAACTTTGCATTTTCATTGAAAGttactctctgctgctgtaatcttattgtcctttctcttctctttgttcaAATGGTCCAGCCTAATGGTGCAATCTTATGTAAAGAGAAAACCACatggtctctctgtctcccccacggcctcagcaacagcagcaatgaaACAAAGAgtacataataaataaataaaataaggtGAGATGTGGCTGTAAGCAGTTTAGCTGATAAACAATGCACTGAATAATAATGTACATCCACCATTGCTGCCTTTGGGTTGGGAGTTTAAAGCCAAGCTGGCACCTCTgtgatttgagctaaatgctaaagcaAAGAAACTCTGGCTaacgatgctaacatgctgctcagtgaattttgatattttgcaggtataatgtttaccatttcCACCATCTTAACTTTGCATGCTAGCAtagcttaaaaacaacaaccctGTTGTTTGCCCCTCATAACCCAAGGCAAACTAAATCATTTCAACCTTGTGCATTAATGATGCTAATAGTGAGGCACACAAATCCATTaaagaaatgcaggaaataaGGCCACTTTACAGCATCACAGCTTCAGCACCATTTTAATGAGACAGTGTAACATTTAAACTGCTGATCATCTCAACTCAGAGGGGGTAGCCACATCTTTGGCTTATAATTGCTCATGCGACAGAGGACAGAAGCACCACCAATCTGAAATAATGAGTGGGTCACCTCAAGACAGTTGGGTCTGAAGTCTCCTGCTGAGGCTAGAAAATGAGATTGTGCTTGTAGGTCTATGCAGTGGTCAAACTTTACAAGGCTCATGTTGCTCAGAGATCCCATAAATCATCAGTGGCCTCTGGACCCACGTGGCGGGTCTGATTTACTGAAAGAAAACCTGTTCTGGAAGAGAATTTACTCGATGACACACTTTGCAGAATGTGCCGTTACTGTAATCAATCACATCCTCCCGTTTTTACACCCTCATGCTGTATTTTCCAATAGAGTTCATTCCCACAAATGAACACAACCATTTCGGGAGCCTTCACTCATGACTGGTGAGTAAATTTCCACACATGTTTAGAGTGGCTTTCAAGTCACATGGTAGCATGTTGGTCAGTATATCAATGAGGTTGTCCAGACCCCACAGGTAGCCATCTTCTCGATTGCCCTCTACCCACGGAGTGCGGTGGTCCAAGGTGAGGTCCGCCGGCGTGGTCACAGTCTTTCCAAAGTCAATCATCCAGACTCCTGTTCTGCCTGTCCAGTCATGTACAAACAGTAAAGAGCTGCCCACAACCTGCAGGGATACAGCTGTTAGACAAAGGTTCCACCACAGGACAAATGTTCTCAGCTTGTTCTCAGCTTATACAGCTCTTTTGGAAACAGCTCAGTGGTTATTTACCTCTCACTTTACATTTCCAAAATGCTGttcacatcaacaacatcaaccaCACTGTTCAACAAAACCGTCTCACATCTGACCTCATGCGCTCTGAAGAAGTCTGACACCTCCAAAACTTGTCGCAACTGTTTCAACCGTGTCAGGTAGCCCCACTGAACAGAAAGACACAAGATTtacaagagaggaaagaaaaaaaatctatgagTACATGAAAGTCAGCGGGGGTCAAACTCACCACAATGTGTGTATTGGAGTCAACAAAGTTGTCGAGTGCTTCCTGCACTTGCGCTCTGCTTTTGGTCCTTTTGAAGTTTGTGTAACATTCTTCATTTGCCTTCTGCACAGGAAATGTACAGGTTAGAGCATTATAACGCAAAATCTGGAGCTTTTAGACAATGACAACAGACATTTAGTGGCACCTTTTTCAAGGATTTACTCCCTGTACATTAAGATAATCTATGACCTGACAACCATCTCTGATGAGAACTTACCCTGAATCCTTCGATACGGAAACCCAGAGTCGCTGTGGAGCTGAGAGTCTCCCTCCACTGCATGTACCTGGTTTTCAGCACCGCCTGCTGGGCTCGTTCCTGGACTGTTGGGGCCTCTGGGTCCACAGCCACCATCTTCTCATACATGTCGTGACGAGGCTGAGGCCGCTCTCGGGccatcagcagctcctcctcaagGTATGTGCTGTGAGGGACAGTGTGTCAATGTCAGTGGAAAAACATGTCCTGCTTTAACATAAGACCCAATAATGTGATTTGAgtgtaaaagagaaaaaagattcTCCATAAAATTCTTTGTAACTAAATTAAGTCACTATTaaatttctgttgttttataatGTTGAATTTCAGCCTCTAAAACTGTTTGAGCCCGAATTAAGCATTTGTAACTAAGTTTGTGGACTATTTAAACCACTGTCAATTCTCCTAAGAAAACTTTTTCTGctgattttattattaaattatgtCTCATTGGTGTAGTTTTTGTTATTCGGGATATATCAAAAACTATAAGGacttttttgatcatttttgctGCACTACATacaaaaaaatctaattcaACTGCTCTCAGTCATAAATATTGTCCTGTTTAAACTAACCGACTGCCCATCTTGCAGTCCATGATGGCTGGTGTGTTGAAATGGGTGAGCAAGTTATCCATCATGTTGTAATCCTGCTCGTCCCGCTGCACCACACCGTGGTAGGCTGGAACAAAGGGCCTCAAAGCGTCCTCCATCAGCCTGAGGTAGCATTGTTGCTCCCCCTCACAGAACCTCTTCAGCAGTGTACCATAATCCCCAACACGAAAGCTCCCTGAGAAGCAAGCAAGGAAGAGAAAACTATTTTTTTAACCAGAATTAGACCAAAGTGAAAGACAAATGAGACTAGACAAAACAAACCTGCATGCCCGACCACTTGCAGCCACTGCTCAGGTTTCTTGGGAGTCATaggaaagagagatgaagacCTGCAACTTTTGTGTTTCTTCCATGTGGAGTTctgcatcagaaaaaaaaaacacaaaggcttcagtcagtcattctttagcacgcacacacagtaggtcacactcctctgctgcctgtgttgTTCTGCGTCTTTACCAACACGAAGCAAGGACCTCAGACTTCAGACTTCACCTAATGGGTGATCATCTCTGTGGAAACGGCCTAAGACAGGGTTGGCTCTGATCTGATGCAACAGGTTCATCAAACATTTACAGGAAGTGCTTATTTTCTGCTGAAAACCACTATTAACCATTGAACCAAACAGTGGAAGGCTGAACACACAGATGTGGCAATGTCAACGCAGAATCTGGCTCCCAGTGTTGAAACTGTGTTGAAAATGCAATGCTCACACTATTGTGTAAATTAATTTGTTGATCAGGGCAAAATGAGTATATTACGATACCGATTAAATAATTAACTGGTAACAGCTTCAGAAATATGAAGCGATGCTGTCTGTTCATCAGATCATCATAAATAAGGTACTAATGTAGCAGTACTCTTTTCAATTCATTGCAGGTTTTATCTTTCTCATAGACTGCAGATCATACAGCAAAGACATAGTCAAGGTGAGGGAGGATATCATATCGTAACATATCATGGGACATGTGCATCTCATGCAAAAGATGCCTAATGTTATATTTTGCAGTTGCGGAAAGCAACTACTACTACCACACAACAATTTTAAAGGTATTTGTGCTTTATTTAGATGCTATTTTATACTTCTCCTTTTTActactttttactccaccagATTTATTTGACAACTCCAGCTGCTATAATCACTTTATGTACACATCACATGATCAGttcataaaatatgatgcagtgtttcagataaaacaaaccaacaactgtaaaatgctgcttCCACATTAATGCAAGagtaacaatgacaataatataaacacattgcatttttctgcaaaataGGTACTTCTACTTGTCATACTTAacaaattttgtgtttttatacaTTTGCTTGCCTGTGGGGGGCAGCGGTAGGCCCGAGAGGCGTCGAGCCTCCGTCAAGTgtccacagaagaagaggagcagctgcagctcaaagtaaagaagaagaatttaaCGGTTCCCGGTTGTTGAACCGCCCCAGTCTGCACGGTGCCGGTGGCTTACTAATTGTTTTGGACTGTGAGGTACCGCTGGTCAAGCGACTAACGTTAGCTGTTTGGCTTCACTAAGCTAACGCACCGCAATGTCTTTCCAACGAGAAGCTATGTGTTGACATCTTACCCAACTGAGGATCATTACTGCAACCAAAGGTAACGTTAACGTATTTGTGTTTAGCGTTTTTTCGCACACTCAGTTGCGTTGCATGGTTCTCGCACAGCTTTGTTAGCTAGCTACGAGTCAAACTAACTAACGATAATGTCCGTGCTAAGCTAGCTAACCTTAGCTAACGTTGGCCAGTTGGCGTTACCGAGCGAAGATGTCAACTCTCACTAGCTGATCTATCAACAGAGAGGTAAAACATAGCGTAGTGCTGGTTTAACTTCAGAAGTCCGCAGGTGCAGTTTAACAGAGTCGACTGTCAAACTTGGCGTGAACTAGCTAAGCAGACAACACCCCAGCGTCCGTAATGTTTTCTGTGCATACACAGTGAAGGATGATTAACACAGGTTTCGTGTCCTAGTCTCTTTCACTCTGCACGGAGAAAGTGAAGTCAAGTGCGAAGTATTACAGTAATGTAGctcagcaaaaaaagaaaataacaacttACCTCGTAAAACACGCTTTCAAACACTTCCTGAGTCCCCGACATATGATATGACCTACCGACCAGAACttttttccaataaaaatgATGACACCTTTTGAAATGGAGTCGGTCGGCTCGCTACCGCCCCTCGCGGTTTGTTTTGATGAAGCCAGACAGTCTGAGGTGAGCCAGGTGAGAGGGGAGGGAAAGCCAGGGTAACCATATCAGGGTTGGATTTGTCAAGCTGTTTGATGTGATCTGGATGGATCCATTTGGTCTGAGGCTCTGAATCCTCGACCCTCACCGCACTATGAGACATGTGCAACACTGAGCTCTCCTTTTTTTGGCAGTCTTTGCAAGAAAATTTGATTTCTTAGTCAGATCTTGGTCACAATCGCGCTTAAGACCTTGTCGTTTGTTCCTGGTGTCAGTATTCATGGGAATAATGGATTTCTCTTACACCACCAGACccagagtgatggaggagggctCTGAGGTGATGGAGGATATTGTATTTCGAGGAGTGGAGTTTTCTGTGAAGATAGAGGTGGACAAGGGTCTCCTGATAGTGGAAATCTCTGACtcactgacagcagatcagtgGAGAGGGGACTTTGATCCAGCATGTAAGTAGCATACATTTATTCTAGATCAAACATCAGGTGCAAATAGTCTCACTCACACCGTGTGAATTCTTTTTTCAGACATCGAGGATCTCACCCGCAAAACTGGCAACTTCAAGCAGTTCCCCATTTTCTGTAGCATGTTGGAATCAGCTGTTAGAAAGGTATGTTTGAAGGTGCACTCGGAGAGAATGGGGGAAAGAAACGAGGAGGTGGCATAAATGCAAACAGAGTCGCTGGAAAAATGTGAACAGACACAGATTTGCTCGAGGCTGTGTGAGCTAAGGCGAGACTCGGTCATTCAAGTTCAGTGTTTCCACTCGAGCGAAAAATGCACAGTTATTCCGAGCTGTCTTATCCCTGCTCTCCCTTCCATTAATACACAGGAACAGTGGCCAAAAGGAGAGGGACTGTcgtatacatacagtacaagcacagcacacac
Above is a window of Chaetodon auriga isolate fChaAug3 chromosome 15, fChaAug3.hap1, whole genome shotgun sequence DNA encoding:
- the kcnk12l gene encoding potassium channel, subfamily K, member 13 isoform X1; this encodes MAQRRTAGGCCCPRAPMNEDNARFCLLAGLILLYLLCGAAIFSALEHPFELRARRLWKQQLDNFTQRYRVNLGALHTLLRQYEEANGAGIRVDTLRPRWDFSGAFYFVGTVVSTIGFGMTTPATIAGKIFLIFYGLIGCAATILFFNLFLERIITMLAYIMRWCHERRLRCAGVGVVSSREESSGEEDSLEGWKPSVYYVMLILGVASIVIACSASTLYSSMENWSYVDSLYFCFVAFSTIGFGDLVSSQRQQYESQEAYRLGNCLFILMGVCCIYSLFNVISIIIKQTLNWIVGKLVCSGRHQPCSCSTPGCWRLCCPCLQKKNPNQRRLPAHLRQKRLKRNTVQPIPSHCPAGRHRYTEGSVETVCDSETDAGAVADGVCVGRRLSGEMISVNEFMVSNKVSLALLQKQLSETAHQGPRQSYGHQNGFSGGVGALAIMNNRLQETSVDR
- the itpkca gene encoding inositol-trisphosphate 3-kinase C gives rise to the protein MSGTQEVFESVFYENSTWKKHKSCRSSSLFPMTPKKPEQWLQVVGHAGSFRVGDYGTLLKRFCEGEQQCYLRLMEDALRPFVPAYHGVVQRDEQDYNMMDNLLTHFNTPAIMDCKMGSRTYLEEELLMARERPQPRHDMYEKMVAVDPEAPTVQERAQQAVLKTRYMQWRETLSSTATLGFRIEGFRKANEECYTNFKRTKSRAQVQEALDNFVDSNTHIVWGYLTRLKQLRQVLEVSDFFRAHEVVGSSLLFVHDWTGRTGVWMIDFGKTVTTPADLTLDHRTPWVEGNREDGYLWGLDNLIDILTNMLPCDLKATLNMCGNLLTSHE
- the kcnk12l gene encoding potassium channel, subfamily K, member 13 isoform X2 is translated as MNEDNARFCLLAGLILLYLLCGAAIFSALEHPFELRARRLWKQQLDNFTQRYRVNLGALHTLLRQYEEANGAGIRVDTLRPRWDFSGAFYFVGTVVSTIGFGMTTPATIAGKIFLIFYGLIGCAATILFFNLFLERIITMLAYIMRWCHERRLRCAGVGVVSSREESSGEEDSLEGWKPSVYYVMLILGVASIVIACSASTLYSSMENWSYVDSLYFCFVAFSTIGFGDLVSSQRQQYESQEAYRLGNCLFILMGVCCIYSLFNVISIIIKQTLNWIVGKLKNPNQRRLPAHLRQKRLKRNTVQPIPSHCPAGRHRYTEGSVETVCDSETDAGAVADGVCVGRRLSGEMISVNEFMVSNKVSLALLQKQLSETAHQGPRQSYGHQNGFSGGVGALAIMNNRLQETSVDR
- the kcnk12l gene encoding potassium channel, subfamily K, member 13 isoform X3 → MNEDNARFCLLAGLILLYLLCGAAIFSALEHPFELRARRLWKQQLDNFTQRYRVNLGALHTLLRQYEEANGAGIRVDTLRPRWDFSGAFYFVGTVVSTIGFGMTTPATIAGKIFLIFYGLIGCAATILFFNLFLERIITMLAYIMRWCHERRLRCAGVGVVSSREESSGEEDSLEGWKPSVYYVMLILGVASIVIACSASTLYSSMENWSYVDSLYFCFVAFSTIGFGDLVSSQRQQYESQEAYRLGNCLFILMGVCCIYSLFNVISIIIKQTLNWIVGKLPIPSHCPAGRHRYTEGSVETVCDSETDAGAVADGVCVGRRLSGEMISVNEFMVSNKVSLALLQKQLSETAHQGPRQSYGHQNGFSGGVGALAIMNNRLQETSVDR